The genome window ttgatTCTGATTCATTCGCGTATCTTCAGGGCTAGTTATATTTTACTTCCAACCTTTAAATGCATATTATTAACACTGTAAGACAATGTGTCAAAAAATGTCTGttagttaaataataacacatgagagcgagggcaagatcacgatttattgcctgcacaagggatggtggtcatgatcgaaatattgatgatgcccgagccgtaggcgagggcatcatcaatatttcgatcatgaccaccagcccgagggcaggcaaaaaatcgtgatcttgccctagctctcatgtgttattgtttttattacaccgaacaaacttcttcgagtacTGTTCGCATTTAtgcatgagtccggacctcagcgtaaaatgttgtcagtgccaagtctagggttgccgctgaaagtttgccgatctcctcggttgcgtatccaaatttgttgcttgcatagtcgctgaacacagaaattgcattccttgttgccattttcgttcgtttgctgtttacttgcatcaaaatatcgtctaactgtgccggtgataactctgcatgacgtttcgcagcgatagtagcaagtacaagcgaacgacaatttgttaagcgcagaaaggatgcgcagtaagtaaaatgacgtcatccatgtaatatcaaatgcagagggcatcatcaagttcgcagagggcatcatcacgtttgcagagggcatcatcacgttcttttacatgtcacgtgagtcgtgtttaaccaatggcagtgcacgctgaatgagtgaggtgtaataataattattgcAACTAATTTCACTAAAAGGACATGTAAATTgttctttgcatttatgtgatGTGCATACATTTGTACTCAGTCTCTTCTCTCCAAATCATTCATTTGTGTGCGTCTCGGCTATATCTCTTTCTGCCTTGTTCAAACTGAACGAATCACTGCATCAATTCgaacaatacagataaatttacaCTAATGAGTGatctgtattatagaataatacacgtgaatttcaCAAGAATCAACATGAATACCGGCTTGCTGAATACTATAAATggattttttgtctttattatCTGTATACGCACTGTTCAGCAAAAATATCGCAATAATCAATGCTGATATGGCAAATATTATTCATGCAGTGAATAACATTGCAAGAAAATGtcttgaatattttttattgtctattgcaaataacaacaacaagacATGTGTAAATTGCATTGCTGGAGTATGCGTATTTTCTATTCACAGAACAAGAGGCGGTCTGCTGATTCGAAGAAAAAAGATACACAGCACCGGACAACTGAGGCTGTTGTTCAAGGTATAGCATATTCTCTGTCTTATCCATAATGGTTAGAATGTTAGTCAAGGTATTTGATAGACTTATTCTGTTTGTCATTAGCATTTTTCCggaaaaagtgaactgaaaTGATGAAGTGTATACCCTATGAGACGAGCAATGCAATGCTTACACTAAATTACAGAATATTCTGGcaaatctttaattttttgttgactATGCGATAGTACTCACTGACGAGTTATATATCTTTTCCAACCTAATTTTGATTCCCGCATTGTTCACTACAATCATTTATTACCACAGTCCCTTTATTTTATTACGAACAgttttccttaaagtagaattattacatacatttattttcaacatgtaaGCATTGAGGTAGCATGCGCTTCGAAATTTTAACACTGGAACTTTTGATCTAATAAAAGAAACTTAAAAATCATTCCATTTTGATAAAGAGAATACAAACTGACGGCCAGTGGGCCAGATGTGTTATTAGAGAAACAATTTGTCCATCTTGCTTTTGCGAAAACGGAAGAGTTCTTTGAAGCCCCTACCCCTATTTGTTTTCTCTTAGGTAGGATATAACATCACTTCGAAGTATGCTTACCCTTAAACAAACCTTAACCCTAATTCAAAACCTCTCCAAAAGTTGTATTGATGTGCTTCTTCCGAGTAAAGTCCGTGATTAAAGTTATTTTCAAGAATGAGGGCTTAAAGGAATTTTTGCCATCCAAAAATACCGCCATCTCCTTGTAAACCAATAGACCGaaaattgaatatcaaatttcacaAGAATTGGCGAATTGAAAACTTTAAGCAAACGTCTAAATATTCACACCAGTGGTAGACTAACAAgacattgtaaaatattatgATCATGTGCCCGAGTAACATTCCAGCTTCATAATGCACCATTCTAAATTATCAAAACTAACTGCCTTCCATCATGGTTTTGCTTGCTGGTAAATAATAGCTAACAGCCAAAGTTCCTACGTTTGCTCAACTTCAAATACCCCATTCgtgaatttattttatattttttttgatgtctgttttgttacaatTAAATATATTCACGAAGATAAAGAtaatttcagagaaattattCTTAGCTCcaatattttaggtaaaaactATCGATAGCTGAAGACATGTACACTGTTGTAAGGGACAGTTTCGAATAGTCATTTACGGTAGAGGATAGGAAAATCAATAATAAGTGCTTGGTATGGCTCAAGTATCCAACATTAATGTAACTGACGTTACTTTCTTCACTAGGTCAAGGAACTGTCAACAGATACAGTTATGGTCAATGCGCTGTCATCAGGTATCGTCTTGGCCAAAGTTCTTCATCCTTCTTGCAAAGAATTCCTCAGGGAGATAAAGCCACTGTCTAGGGATGATGCAAACGATAGCATGTATTACCTGAGCAGTcactgttattttattttagattGTTACATCTGAAACGTGTGGTCATTGCCAATAGCTTATTACTTGAGCGGTCATTTAAATTTTAGAGCATCTTTCAAAGTGGCGAGAGCGCATCAAAAATCTATTGTCACAGAGAGAAGATAAAAAGTATAGCATACTTTTTATATGTACGAAACAATAACATGCAAATGCTATCAAATTGTTAAGTCGTACTATCCAGAAACTACTATCGTAACCGGGGGAGAACGCTATTCCGATCTCATTTCAAAAGTCTTTTTATTAGCTTTAAAGGATTGCAAGCTTAGACCATCAGAAGCACTAAAATCATTGTAAAGATGACACGACAGGGTCTGCCTTAAAATTCAACAACGGTCTGAGCGAACATTGAAATTTGAACAGACAACTAATTTACCTAAAGCAAATATTTACTTGAAATAAAcctttttccattttatttgtCTACAGCGGCACCGTCCTTATTTTAAACGATGAATGGGGAACGTCAAAAGGTGGCATTTCAACCGTTCATCGTCTCATCGCCAAGCAAGCCAAAGATGCTGGTTTTAATGTATACGTGACAACATTAAGCAAGCCATCAGACGACGAAAAGTCGGATGCAGAGAGCACAGGCATAAAAATAGTTTCTGCTGTCGTGAAAGGCAATCGTCCACTTGATTTAGAAATATTAACACATATTATGCCGTGAATTTTCCAGATAGAATCCTGCTATGAAGTCAACCCAAACATCATAATCGGTCACATACCAGTCACAGCAGAGGGCGCACTCTATATAGGGAAAGACAAACTTGGTGGGAGGACGGTATTTCAGTTTGCCCACACTATACCAGAAGACACGGACGTTTTCAAAGAGGGCGCAAGTCACAAGAAAACCGAACACAGAGAAAGATACATCATGGAAGTAGCGAAGCAATCAGATGTCTTCTTCTCCGTCGGCCCTCGAATATTCAACCGCTACGATGGAAAGTTTCGCGGCAAGAATGTAGTTCACATGCAGTACATTCCTTATGCCGATGAGGGGTTCTTTGACTTGGCAATCACGCCACCTGGCCCAAACCACCCCGTTCGAATCTTGACTTTTGGTCGTGTTGACGGAGTTGGTCACCTTAAAGGATATGACATCATTGCTGAGGCTCTGAGTGGAATCTGCAAATTGTACAGCGACGTGAATATGAAATGCCCTTTGTGGGATATCGTAGGAGTCCCTGATAATAAGTACGAAGAAAGCAAGGCTTTCATTGGTGAgtacaaaaagtcaaatttcctCGACTACAAACTACATCCGTATTGCACACAGCAGGATATAATGGACAAACTGCAGCAAAGTCATCTAGTCATCATGCCTTCGATAAGTGAACCATTTGGTATGGTTGGTATGGAAGCAATCGCAGCAGGAGTTCCAGTCCTTATGACTGCACACTCTGGTCTCGCTGAGTTCATGAAAACACACTTCGGCTTGGATGGGAAGGAGTTGGTTGTCAACGTCGGCCTGGATGATACCGACCGAGAAAGAGATGTCGAGAAATGGCGGATGCGTATCATAGATATGCTTGACCAGGAAAGCATACACGAAAGGTTCAAGAAAGCAAAGCAATTGAAAGAGGAATTAAAATCCTCACCAGAGATTAAGAAGACTCATGAAGATTTCATGAGAATGCTTAGAGGAATTGTGGACATAGAATGACAGTTAAAGCTGACATGCGAGATAAAATCAATAATTTGTATAAGATCATTCTTATAGTACACATAAATGTAGCAATGCATTTTTCTGGGGGGGTGGCGTTACGCAACACTGGAATTACGATGTGTGGAAATGTAAAGATACACTATACGCTAGCATTTCTTACAGATATTGCAcgtaaattttcagttttgccGACAAtacattgttattttttaaattggACAAAAGAAGACAATACAGATGTTTTATTAAATTGGGGACTCGTACCTTTGAAGAAGTTGCAGTACTTACGGTCGCTTTTAgtctatttcaaaatatatcttGTGATGCTACTATAGCTTACAGTCTCCCTTCGGGGAATAATTAGCGTGAGTAGGGGATACAGAATCAGATTAGTAGCTtcaagtcttcaaagataacatcgTTCTTTTGTAGCTTATGATTTCATTTTGTCCCTTTTTCTCATTTGTCATAAATTTTCTTTACTTTAAGCCTTATCTTATTTTCCTCgtataattaaatattttaccGGTAGATCATTTTTTCAGAAAGGGCAACGGTGTTGTAATCACTGTTAATAATGACAGGATACGAATCTTCGCTTGTGCACTTTCAATTCATACCAAGTCGGGGTAAACTGCATGTCACAGTCctttacatatgtatgtatgttctctTAAGTTTATGTCAGTACTAGTAAAGTACAAGGAAGTTCTTCTAAGCGATCAAGTAAGACACTGTTTGCTGACGTTAACTTCAAAATAGCGTCGATGTATTGTGTTTATACGCTTTTATCATAGCTATATTCATATCAACAAACACGTGATTTATGAAAGAAGAACGAATGGCAGCATTATTTTGGCTAAAAAAATAGCCTAAGAGAAGACGTGAATCTACCAGCTCTAGCAATACCATAAACATCATCGTACTCCTATATGTGAATATTATTTGGTATCCATGAGAAATGATGTCTTCCACCACTTGCATGTTTAAAGAGATGATAAAATCCTAATTTCTCCGAAGGGGGTAAAGAAAACTTACTTATTTTCGAGAAATGCCTCAGTATTAAGTGATCATGCTATTTCCAATTGATGTAATCATAGAAGAATAAATTGGAATAAATATGTATCTTATATCAAAGTCGGAGGCATTACTTCAGTGAGATCTTCATGTATACGTCAACGATATCTTATTAACGCAATACTTAGTGCTCGCAACTAATTATCTGCTTTAAGTTACAATTATGTCACTTTTTGTACGTACGAAGAaatataaaaggcatgttatagtGTTACAATGGTTTTTCTAACAAATTATTATGTAATTTTCTACACTCTCCCCAAAAATTATTTCTTATATTTGTATCGTTGTCAATACAAATAAATTTCACACGTATAGTAGCAAGGTATACAATGATTACGGATATTTAGGATATAGGTGATTTAAGAAGACTCCCATTGTAATGAAACAGAATTTAAAAATAGTGCCTATACTTCAAATATTGTACAGTAATCTAGATGGATATTCTAAAAAAAAGATTTTACAGCCATCCTCAAGATATTGTACTTAGAACGATATAACATGTGTAAGTCTAGTATTTTTCCTGGCTTTGcattatattttcaaagttctcTTTAATTTTAAATCCTTATAATGATATGTATTAATTTTTAACGAATAAAGAATAAATCATCCTGTTAAAATTATTCTCTTCATGGAACTTTGAAAAGTACATACTAGCTGTAGTCTGTCTTTCTCACAAGTCAACGTAGGAAACTTTTCGCTGCATTAATAGTAATTAAAAGTCGGTTTAGGTATTGTTATTTTTAGAAAATACAAGAGGCATATTGTCTTCAATATTGTAATTGTAAGAGTATTTTACCACATTTTTCAGTGAAACTACTCTCTTAAATGCTTCgcaaatgtacaattttgtatCGATTTGGTAAAAAAGTTATCTGTTTAATCTCACACAATGATCTTTTTATCACtgagcaataaaatatttaatggGTGCAGACAATATAAGTATTAGACAGGTTTTTGTTTGTAGGACATAAGGGTTCTTTCTTTCTACTGACGTTGTGAACCCAATATAGTGGATTGacttcaaaatattacattcGTGTCCGGAATTTGCATATGTTTTCACTACTATTTGCACATATAACCTATCATAAGCTGTCATCGTGTTAGAAGCATATTTCACGTGACTTTTGCATTTAGTTTAAATGTTTGTATCAAAGgatcagagaaaaaaaacatcTTTCAGGTTAATGTCTATAACTATCAAATAACGTTCCAGAAGAACTTTTGAGTGATGCCATTTTTAGTATTTCAGAAGTTTGTTTGAATTACGTTTTCAAATCAGTCGTAGATGTATGAGAATTTCCCTTTATctcaaaaaagaaatacaaaacaaagagCACATGTTCTTCTACTTGTTGTTTCAATTGGTGTTATTCGCTTGAGATTATCTTGTTGACAGTAGTCATTTCTTTTTACTAAATAGATTTGTTAATCAGTGAAAACCAAATTAAAATATCCGCAAAAATGGCCTATTCCTGTCATTGCTTCAATTACTCAAATGTGAGTAGACACTGCAAGGAGCTACGAATATTTCAATTAGTTTGTTATTCTTGGCGGTTATGTTCTTGTCTAACTTGGTGCTCGTCATTGTAACTTTATCTATCTCGCAGACATGCTGCTTTACTACTCAGTTCATTTGTATGGTACATATCATTCCATCATATAAAAATAATGTTACCATATCGATGGAAGGTTTTCCGATTCGTAAACGTTACTCACTCGTAAAAGTTAATGTGTTTCAAAGTTATATAATGAGGTCACTATAAAAGTTCAAATTACAAAATGCCATATTTGACCTCAAATGCTGTGAGATCAGATTTAGTCCAGCACTATAGCTATATTACACTTGCCGTCCAGAGTTACAGGTCATCGAGAAAGTTTTTTCGATGTCATGACCCGCAGCTGCATGCTTGCATAACATTTTGTgtaatgaaaaaattgtaacactCCGTGATTCGATGGGATTCATAACAATCAATCAACCAGGGAAACGTGTCCTACGTCCTCTCAAAATGCCAAAGGCAGCATGTCGATATTCTGCGAATGCGCTAGGCAACGCTCATTGCCGCGGCCTCCGTCGTTGTCAGCAACGCTCGCGGCCAGTCTCCTTGTCACGCGAACTGCCTCTATCCCTCTTGTTGTTCACGATTTGGGAACTTGCGGCTTCACATCCTGTACAACATGACTATTTATAATGGTAGGCTAGCCAAACGAGCTCGAGGTCTCAGTTTGGTACATAAGATCTGCTTTTAGAGCAAAGTCGTTTGTCAAGAAGTCATGTGACCAGGGTGACCTATGACCTAGATTTTACAAACACGCCACTAGCTCATTAGTTGGGCGCATGATTGCGCATATGCACTGGCATGTTTCGAAACCAATTCATTGCTGCTATACAGCGTATTTATTTATGATTAttttagaatgcgcctcggggacaaatattaaggatttaaaattttaagtattctattctaatctaccactcgcgggggggggggggggggggggctcaggCTCTTTGTGTAGAAAAtgatttcaccgtcttagtttttagaaaattgaaaatgtttgtttctctgtagagtaacacagggatggcggccactttaaaattcaaatgtcgAGAAATCTTAGATAATTTGCCTCTctggtacaaaattttgcactctGATCCCtactttttattcttgatttggtaagagcaTGGTCGAATGGTTCgtcgaggaaagtttgggcaaaggTTAAAATCTGTAACTGTAAAGACGCATGCTACCTTACAGGAGTGAAACTGAATACGTGTCTCTTGAGTGCGTTCGTCTTGTGAGGGACCCATATCGTTGTAGAATTTCAAATTCTGTAAGTGGGTTCATCTCAGAGCCCTCCGAGTAAATGTAGTATTTACCTTGttatatttgtgaaattgaaaatgtatttttcgcAATTGAGTTAACGCAGATAAGGCGgttattctgaatttcaaatatttgagaaTTTATTTAATATATGATACCAGTAATTTTCTAAATAAAAAGCGCGACCTAAGAGGTCTAGACGCAAAAATAAATCCCCCGTGCTATATGTACGATACAGCACAGTTGAACTCTAATTAATTTCTCACAAGGTTGATACTTGAGGAATGGATTCATGGGAAGGTGACTAATATTTATTTGGTAAAgttaataaaacaaaattgtgcgtgaaaacttgtattttgtttcatgttgtaTGTATTAACCAAGAGATTAACCATAAACTACAAGCAGTCTTTGCAACTTTTTGCCATGCTGTGTAAAACTGCCACAAAAATGCAAGATATTTCATATTCTTCAAATTTCTAATATCCAACCTGGCCGCGACTAGTATTTTACCGCAGGCGATTGCAATTTTCTTGCCCTGCCATGTCGATAATTCGACAAGCAAATAGCGATTTAACCTATTACAATTCAAATTGCAAAGTAAACTCAGATAAGGTCAATGGTCCCATAACTTAAAGGCATAATCTGTCTATGTAAGTGCTGAAAACATTTTGCGTAATGAGGATTACTCCTAGAAATCTTTAAGTAAAGAACTGGTGTCAGTCATTTCTATTCGGGAACAGAAAGTTCTGTAAATTGCAAATTGTAAAAGCAAAGATGTCGGTGCTCATGAAGAGATTCCACTAACATTAAAATGTGGCCATTATCCTGATCATTGCTGttgatttcattgataaccTGTCACAAATTGAATAACAATACAGTGAAGAGGTATGTCAGCCGAATGCGTTCAATACATTGACAAACGAATCTTTCTTTGACTACCTGGTTACACCTTGAGTATTTTTCCCCAGATTTCTAGGGAATGgttctactctggaataaaaaggacgcgacgcgttctacagactcagtacgcccaaagaATCATGTGATGCCTGTACAAACAag of Ptychodera flava strain L36383 unplaced genomic scaffold, AS_Pfla_20210202 Scaffold_74__1_contigs__length_588402_pilon, whole genome shotgun sequence contains these proteins:
- the LOC139128855 gene encoding uncharacterized protein; this translates as MEVAKQSDVFFSVGPRIFNRYDGKFRGKNVVHMQYIPYADEGFFDLAITPPGPNHPVRILTFGRVDGVGHLKGYDIIAEALSGICKLYSDVNMKCPLWDIVGVPDNKYEESKAFIGEYKKSNFLDYKLHPYCTQQDIMDKLQQSHLVIMPSISEPFGMVGMEAIAAGVPVLMTAHSGLAEFMKTHFGLDGKELVVNVGLDDTDRERDVEKWRMRIIDMLDQESIHERFKKAKQLKEELKSSPEIKKTHEDFMRMLRGIVDIE